A window of the Streptomyces sp. Ag109_O5-10 genome harbors these coding sequences:
- a CDS encoding carbohydrate ABC transporter permease yields MTTTSPTNTAPGLDPVPPLASPARNRVRLKLGAGQQLKGGPLTYLALVVVGLGSVFPLYWTLVAASHDQQRVLDSPPPLLPGGRLWSNLQAAWEQAHLGKAIVNSVIVAGCITAATLFFCTLAGYAFAKMRFRGRGALMTAVIATLTIPPQLSVVPLFMMMADIGWGGKLESVIFPTLVGAFGVFFMRQYLLEALPYELIEAAKVDGATNIRIVWNVVLPAARPAMMVLGMLTFVQAWNDFFWPFLALNQDNPTLQVALGQLSASYTPDQSIVMAGALISTLPLLLVFVIFGKQIVGGIMAGAVKG; encoded by the coding sequence ATGACCACGACCAGCCCCACCAACACCGCGCCGGGCCTCGACCCGGTGCCGCCGCTCGCCTCCCCGGCCAGGAACCGCGTCCGTCTCAAGCTCGGCGCCGGGCAGCAGCTCAAGGGCGGCCCCCTCACCTACCTCGCCCTGGTCGTCGTCGGCCTGGGCTCGGTCTTCCCGCTGTACTGGACGCTGGTGGCCGCCTCGCACGACCAGCAGCGCGTCCTCGACAGCCCCCCGCCGCTGCTGCCGGGCGGCAGGCTGTGGAGCAACCTCCAGGCCGCCTGGGAGCAGGCCCATCTGGGCAAGGCCATCGTCAACAGCGTGATCGTGGCGGGCTGCATCACCGCGGCCACTCTGTTCTTCTGCACCCTGGCCGGCTACGCCTTCGCCAAGATGCGGTTCCGCGGCCGGGGCGCCCTGATGACCGCCGTCATCGCCACCCTCACCATCCCGCCGCAACTCAGCGTGGTCCCGCTGTTCATGATGATGGCGGACATCGGATGGGGCGGAAAACTGGAGTCGGTGATCTTCCCGACCCTGGTCGGCGCCTTCGGTGTCTTCTTCATGCGCCAGTACCTGCTGGAGGCCCTGCCCTACGAGCTCATCGAGGCCGCCAAGGTGGACGGGGCGACCAACATCCGCATCGTGTGGAACGTGGTCCTGCCCGCGGCCCGGCCCGCGATGATGGTGCTCGGCATGCTCACCTTCGTCCAGGCGTGGAACGACTTCTTCTGGCCCTTCCTCGCCCTGAACCAGGACAACCCCACCCTCCAGGTCGCGCTCGGGCAGCTCAGCGCCTCCTACACCCCCGACCAGAGCATCGTCATGGCCGGCGCGCTGATCAGCACCCTGCCGCTGCTGCTGGTCTTCGTGATCTTCGGCAAGCAGATCGTCGGAGGCATCATGGCGGGCGCCGTCAAGGGCTGA